A region from the uncultured Holophaga sp. genome encodes:
- a CDS encoding class I SAM-dependent methyltransferase, whose product MQQEPDWAELWRELVELRSRDRGEPSPNIAINSTDKAFSFDEHVKKRWEKEDSSRSFLLDMLRARPGSSILDIGAGTGSWVCLLAPLAARVTAVEPSPAMAHVMRENIRTLGLTNTEVVEAPWPEAQVGMHDISLCSHAMYGCADFVGFVRRMEEVTRHCCVLLMRAPAPDGVMAEISRKVLGQSHDSANFQVAYNALLQMGIFANVLMEDTGPWRSWSHGSLEEALLDVKKKLGLLHTGGHDASIREILERRLIMQEGRYTWPSGVQTALLHWHR is encoded by the coding sequence ATGCAGCAGGAACCGGATTGGGCTGAACTCTGGCGCGAGCTGGTCGAGCTGCGCTCCCGGGACAGGGGCGAGCCCTCTCCCAACATCGCCATCAACAGCACCGACAAGGCCTTCAGCTTCGATGAGCACGTCAAGAAACGCTGGGAGAAGGAGGACTCCAGCCGCAGCTTCCTCCTGGATATGCTCAGGGCCCGTCCGGGCTCCAGCATCCTTGATATCGGGGCGGGCACCGGCTCCTGGGTCTGCCTCCTCGCCCCCCTGGCGGCCCGGGTGACCGCCGTGGAGCCTTCCCCCGCCATGGCCCATGTGATGCGGGAGAACATCCGGACCCTGGGGCTCACCAACACGGAGGTGGTCGAGGCCCCCTGGCCGGAGGCCCAGGTGGGCATGCACGACATCTCCCTCTGCTCCCACGCCATGTACGGGTGTGCGGACTTTGTGGGCTTTGTCAGGCGCATGGAGGAGGTGACCCGCCACTGTTGCGTCCTCCTCATGCGGGCCCCCGCTCCGGACGGCGTCATGGCGGAGATCTCCCGCAAGGTCCTGGGGCAGTCCCACGACAGCGCCAACTTCCAGGTGGCCTACAACGCCCTGCTCCAGATGGGTATCTTCGCCAATGTCCTCATGGAGGACACCGGCCCCTGGCGCTCCTGGAGCCACGGCAGCCTGGAGGAGGCCCTGCTGGATGTGAAGAAGAAGCTCGGTCTCCTGCATACCGGCGGACACGACGCCTCCATCCGGGAGATCCTGGAGCGGCGACTGATCATGCAGGAGGGCCGCTACACCTGGCCTTCAGGGGTCCAGACGGCGCTACTCCACTGGCATCGATAG
- a CDS encoding manganese efflux pump MntP family protein, with amino-acid sequence MLTYLFVALGLSMDAFAVSVSSGICIPELRIRYALRAAFAFGLFQFLMPVVGWLLGSSFRGYIDAFDHWIAFLLLLGVGGKMVYEALKIGEPACDREEARGILKLRTLFLLAVATSIDALAVGLSYSILRTPILAPALLIGGVTFLVSFVGCEFGKRIGAKFERWAELAGGLVLICIGIRILYQHLHG; translated from the coding sequence ATGCTGACGTACCTCTTTGTTGCCCTGGGGCTCTCCATGGATGCCTTTGCGGTCTCCGTCTCCAGCGGCATCTGCATTCCTGAACTCAGGATCCGCTATGCCTTGCGGGCGGCCTTCGCCTTTGGGCTCTTCCAGTTCCTCATGCCTGTGGTGGGCTGGCTCCTGGGCAGCTCCTTCCGGGGCTACATCGACGCCTTCGATCACTGGATCGCCTTCCTGCTCCTGCTGGGTGTGGGGGGGAAGATGGTCTACGAGGCCCTGAAGATCGGCGAGCCGGCCTGTGACCGGGAGGAGGCCCGGGGGATCCTGAAGCTGAGGACCCTGTTTCTCCTGGCGGTGGCCACCAGCATCGATGCCCTGGCGGTGGGGCTCTCCTACAGCATCCTTCGGACCCCCATCCTGGCGCCGGCGCTTCTCATCGGCGGGGTGACCTTCCTGGTCTCCTTTGTGGGCTGCGAGTTCGGCAAGCGGATCGGGGCGAAATTCGAGCGCTGGGCCGAGCTGGCGGGGGGGCTGGTACTCATCTGCATCGGGATCCGGATCCTCTATCAGCACCTTCACGGCTGA